One genomic segment of Paenibacillus thermoaerophilus includes these proteins:
- a CDS encoding DUF4962 domain-containing protein, which produces MKQRLYEPLRSPLDVPYRPDDAAELAENPPRFTWMPGRLEESVYALQWSETPEFEPEKTRTVWTPLNMYTPDAPFAPGTYYWRYAMRTDGGGGPAGARRGPELMQAEGEADARELERAELTTWSRVRRFTVADGLPETPLPPRRDRYKSAKLGRPRLWLTADGLERFRETVREKPEDSGYTEFLERSVRPWLNREPIAEPEPYPGHKRVPHLWRKMYMDCQELLYGVRHLSVAGAVSRNGEWTSRAKEWLLAAASWDVDGPTSRDYNDEAAFRVAAALAWGYDWLHGELGEKERALVREALFRRTEQVAAHAIERSKIHHAPFDSHAVRSLSSVLVPCSIALFDEVPEARDWLDYAVEYFSAMYTPWGGADGGWAEGGQYWTTGMAFVTEAINLLRKFCGIDFYARPFFQKTGDFALYCFTPGTSRASFGDQSNLGEPPGLKTAFNIRQFAGVTGNPWYQWYYEQVKAADKDPESKFYNYGWWDFPFDEMRHRYDFPAVAAEPPAGAERLKWFRDIGWVAMHDRMHDPDSHVMLLVKSSPYGSISHSHGDQNGFLLHAYGEPLAIESGYYVAFNTTMHRNWRRQTISTNSLLIDGIGQYAGVDARKCIEAAGCIEAAEEREYGRYVRADATRAYRETVPYLERFVREIHYMDDSYIVMVDSVDCKRPARVDWLLHALHRAELRPNRFRIAGARAVLDGQFVYVSSGEMELSQTDEFAGVDPAEIEGLPAQWHLRATTRPAASHRIVSLLAPMPANEPSYVSARVDDQGHAAVQLYFTRNGITRHLEVAKAY; this is translated from the coding sequence ATGAAGCAACGGCTGTATGAGCCGCTTCGGAGTCCGCTTGACGTGCCGTACCGTCCGGATGACGCGGCGGAGCTTGCGGAGAATCCTCCCCGGTTCACATGGATGCCGGGGAGGCTGGAGGAGTCGGTTTATGCGCTTCAGTGGTCCGAGACGCCGGAATTCGAACCGGAGAAGACGCGCACTGTATGGACTCCGCTCAATATGTACACCCCGGACGCGCCGTTTGCGCCGGGCACGTACTACTGGCGCTATGCCATGCGGACGGACGGCGGCGGAGGACCGGCTGGGGCTCGACGCGGGCCGGAGCTGATGCAGGCCGAAGGCGAAGCCGATGCCAGGGAGCTGGAACGGGCCGAGCTGACGACGTGGAGCCGGGTCCGGCGCTTCACCGTCGCCGACGGACTGCCGGAGACGCCGCTGCCGCCGCGACGCGACCGTTACAAGTCCGCGAAGCTCGGAAGGCCTCGGCTGTGGCTGACCGCCGATGGTCTGGAGCGCTTCCGCGAGACCGTTCGCGAGAAGCCCGAAGACAGCGGCTACACGGAGTTTCTGGAGCGCTCGGTGCGCCCGTGGCTGAATCGCGAGCCGATTGCCGAGCCGGAGCCTTATCCCGGCCACAAGCGGGTGCCTCACTTGTGGCGGAAGATGTACATGGACTGCCAGGAGCTGCTGTACGGCGTCCGCCATCTGTCGGTGGCGGGTGCGGTCTCGCGGAACGGGGAATGGACTTCCCGCGCCAAAGAATGGCTGCTGGCCGCAGCGTCCTGGGACGTCGACGGACCGACGTCCCGCGATTACAACGACGAGGCGGCGTTCCGCGTGGCCGCGGCGTTGGCGTGGGGCTACGACTGGCTTCACGGCGAGCTGGGCGAGAAGGAGAGGGCGCTCGTGCGGGAAGCGCTGTTCCGCCGCACGGAACAGGTGGCGGCGCACGCGATCGAGCGCTCGAAGATCCACCACGCTCCGTTCGACAGCCATGCCGTCCGCTCGTTGTCCTCGGTTCTGGTTCCCTGCTCCATCGCCCTGTTCGACGAGGTTCCGGAGGCGCGCGATTGGCTCGACTACGCCGTCGAATATTTCTCCGCAATGTACACGCCTTGGGGCGGCGCAGACGGCGGTTGGGCCGAGGGCGGACAATACTGGACGACAGGTATGGCGTTTGTGACAGAGGCGATCAATCTGCTGCGCAAATTTTGCGGGATCGATTTTTACGCGCGGCCGTTTTTCCAGAAGACCGGCGACTTTGCGCTGTACTGCTTCACCCCCGGCACGTCGCGCGCCAGCTTCGGCGACCAGTCGAATCTGGGCGAGCCGCCCGGACTCAAAACGGCCTTCAACATCCGCCAGTTTGCCGGCGTAACGGGCAACCCGTGGTACCAGTGGTATTATGAGCAGGTGAAGGCCGCCGACAAGGACCCGGAAAGCAAATTTTACAATTACGGCTGGTGGGACTTCCCGTTCGACGAGATGAGGCACCGCTACGACTTCCCGGCTGTCGCGGCGGAGCCGCCTGCGGGCGCGGAGCGGCTCAAGTGGTTCCGCGACATCGGGTGGGTGGCGATGCACGACCGGATGCACGATCCGGATTCGCATGTGATGCTGCTCGTCAAGAGCAGTCCGTACGGCTCGATCAGCCACAGCCACGGCGACCAGAACGGCTTTCTGCTGCACGCCTACGGCGAGCCGCTGGCGATCGAGAGCGGCTATTACGTCGCGTTCAACACGACGATGCACCGCAATTGGCGCAGGCAGACGATCTCCACGAACAGCCTGCTGATCGACGGAATCGGCCAGTATGCGGGGGTCGACGCCCGCAAGTGCATCGAGGCCGCCGGATGCATCGAAGCCGCGGAGGAGCGGGAGTACGGCCGTTATGTCCGCGCCGACGCGACGAGGGCTTATCGGGAGACGGTGCCGTATCTGGAGCGGTTCGTCCGCGAAATTCACTACATGGACGATTCGTATATCGTGATGGTCGACTCCGTCGACTGCAAGCGGCCGGCCCGCGTCGACTGGCTGCTGCATGCGCTGCATCGCGCGGAGCTCCGGCCGAACCGGTTCCGCATCGCCGGCGCGCGCGCGGTGCTGGACGGACAATTCGTATACGTATCGTCCGGCGAGATGGAGCTGTCGCAGACGGACGAATTCGCCGGAGTCGACCCCGCCGAGATCGAAGGGCTGCCGGCGCAATGGCATCTCCGGGCGACGACGCGCCCCGCGGCCAGCCACCGGATCGTCTCGCTGCTGGCGCCGATGCCGGCGAACGAGCCGAGTTACGTGTCCGCCCGCGTGGACGATCAGGGCCATGCGGCCGTCCAGCTCTATTTCACCCGCAACGGTATCACGCGCCATCTGGAGGTGGCGAAGGCGTATTGA
- a CDS encoding efflux RND transporter permease subunit codes for MSRITEWSFRNRAAMIIAVVMALVAGVFSYFKLPMEFLPEADNPMVTITAIGPGYDAKSMEKLVTEPIEKAVSLVKGKTNTFSTSGNSFAKVDLYFDSKTDMKAAKEEVLEALSGVQLPERVSKPYVVQLNTSMIPISWVSIALDGGMTPANIKIAEEQIVPELQKIKGVGSVLLSGVATPQISVTVDPAKLGQTGIPFQAVMGILQGRDVSAAVGESVIGGAASNLRVSSSVNSVETLRKLPVGPGVTLGDIAQVSATSGQESVSRVGGKDVLVATISKGSNANAVSVGREVEETAKRLSSEIKGAEVTVLSSTSEQIVTSVNSLLREVLLGALFATIVILVFLRNIRTTLITIVSIPLSLAITLYLLDLSGVTLNVITLGGVAVAVGRLVDDSIVVIENIYRRLQKESFSRELVIDATKEVATAITSSTLTTVAVFLPMGLLRGSLQAFLLPFALTVTYSLLASLLVALTVVPLLSAVLLRGTKMKEHTGSARFSAFLRWNLKHKWVPLAISAVLFFGSIGVYVSMPKGAIDSSNASTLTVTMKYPEDVPQAEVLENGKKLEAFLLQQPEAKWVYMSMGNSSDAAQYGEVVSPTLVSYLIEVEKGENAENILNRVKEQRSQFPGAEIDAGAMDFMSGSGSTSVVVDLTGDRPELLEQTAAQVVEAIKPIEGVRKVETNLEQKKTVYDFEVNPLLANGHEIAMQLQGMLNPIPIGQISVDGEQTSVVLNASAKPASESDLSALTVMTAEGPKKVSEIAKLVKKQEPSLFYHKDGKPYVRITAAVEPSQLSIVGDKIKTKAEELAMPEGVTLNVGGASAEQAEDLQALGLTAIISIGIVYLIMVITFKTLRGPLAILFSLPLAAIGAVVALLVSGVSPDFTAMFGALMLIGIVVTNAIVLIDRVRQNEQHMPIREALVEAATTRMRPILMTAIATVCAMLPLIFGHTENGGSIVSQSLAIVVIGGLTAATLLTLIIVPCVYELFYFRKSARQRRYGLEQSA; via the coding sequence ATGAGCCGCATAACAGAATGGTCGTTCCGGAATCGGGCGGCCATGATCATCGCAGTTGTCATGGCATTGGTTGCGGGAGTATTCAGCTACTTCAAGCTTCCAATGGAATTTTTGCCCGAGGCGGACAATCCGATGGTGACGATCACCGCGATCGGCCCGGGTTACGATGCCAAGTCGATGGAGAAGCTCGTGACGGAGCCGATCGAAAAGGCGGTCTCGCTCGTAAAAGGGAAGACCAACACCTTCTCGACTTCGGGCAACAGCTTCGCCAAGGTTGATCTGTATTTCGATTCGAAGACGGATATGAAGGCAGCCAAAGAAGAAGTGCTCGAAGCGCTGAGCGGCGTCCAACTGCCGGAGCGTGTATCGAAGCCTTACGTCGTCCAGCTCAACACTTCGATGATCCCGATCTCCTGGGTGTCGATTGCGCTGGACGGCGGCATGACGCCCGCCAATATCAAAATCGCGGAAGAACAAATCGTGCCGGAGCTGCAAAAGATCAAAGGAGTCGGCAGCGTCCTCCTGAGCGGCGTCGCCACTCCGCAAATCTCCGTCACGGTCGATCCGGCCAAGCTGGGGCAAACCGGCATCCCGTTCCAAGCCGTCATGGGCATCCTGCAAGGCCGCGACGTCTCGGCCGCCGTCGGCGAGAGCGTCATCGGCGGAGCCGCCAGCAATCTGCGCGTCTCCTCTTCGGTGAACAGCGTCGAGACGCTCCGCAAGCTGCCGGTCGGTCCGGGCGTCACGCTGGGCGATATCGCGCAGGTGAGCGCAACCAGCGGACAAGAAAGCGTCAGCCGCGTCGGGGGCAAGGATGTGCTGGTGGCGACGATCTCCAAAGGCTCGAACGCCAACGCCGTCAGCGTCGGCCGGGAAGTCGAGGAAACCGCCAAGCGCCTCTCCTCCGAGATTAAAGGCGCGGAGGTCACGGTCCTCTCCAGCACGTCCGAACAGATCGTCACCTCCGTCAACAGTCTGCTGCGCGAAGTTCTGCTGGGCGCGTTGTTCGCCACGATCGTCATCCTGGTGTTCCTGCGCAATATCCGGACCACGCTGATTACGATCGTCTCGATTCCGCTGTCCCTCGCCATTACGCTTTACCTGCTGGATTTGTCGGGCGTGACGCTGAACGTCATCACACTTGGCGGCGTCGCCGTCGCGGTCGGCCGGCTCGTGGACGACAGCATCGTCGTCATCGAAAACATCTACCGCCGCCTGCAGAAGGAATCGTTCTCGCGCGAGCTGGTTATCGACGCGACCAAAGAGGTCGCAACCGCGATCACGTCCTCGACGCTTACGACAGTGGCGGTGTTCCTGCCGATGGGACTGCTGCGCGGTTCGCTTCAGGCGTTCCTGCTGCCGTTCGCGCTGACGGTCACCTACTCGCTGCTGGCTTCCCTGCTGGTGGCCCTGACCGTCGTACCTCTGCTGAGCGCCGTGCTCCTGCGCGGCACAAAAATGAAGGAGCACACCGGCTCCGCCCGCTTCTCCGCCTTCCTGCGGTGGAATCTGAAGCACAAGTGGGTGCCGCTCGCCATCTCGGCCGTGCTGTTCTTCGGGTCGATCGGCGTGTACGTGTCGATGCCCAAGGGAGCGATCGATTCGTCCAACGCTTCCACCTTGACCGTGACGATGAAATATCCGGAGGATGTGCCCCAAGCCGAGGTGCTCGAAAACGGCAAAAAGCTCGAAGCGTTCCTGCTGCAGCAGCCGGAGGCGAAATGGGTGTACATGTCGATGGGCAACAGCTCCGACGCCGCCCAATACGGCGAAGTCGTCTCGCCGACGCTGGTCTCGTATCTGATCGAGGTCGAAAAAGGCGAGAACGCCGAAAATATCCTGAACCGTGTAAAAGAGCAGCGTTCGCAATTCCCGGGCGCGGAGATTGACGCAGGCGCAATGGACTTCATGTCCGGCTCCGGCTCCACCTCCGTCGTCGTGGATCTGACGGGCGACCGGCCGGAGCTTCTGGAGCAGACCGCCGCGCAGGTCGTGGAAGCCATCAAGCCGATCGAAGGCGTCCGGAAGGTCGAAACGAACCTGGAGCAGAAAAAGACGGTCTACGACTTCGAAGTCAACCCGCTGCTCGCGAACGGCCATGAGATCGCCATGCAACTGCAAGGTATGCTGAACCCGATTCCGATCGGCCAAATCTCCGTGGACGGGGAACAGACATCCGTTGTCCTGAACGCGTCCGCGAAGCCGGCGAGCGAAAGCGACCTTTCCGCCTTGACCGTGATGACCGCGGAAGGACCGAAAAAGGTTTCCGAGATCGCCAAGCTGGTCAAAAAGCAAGAGCCGAGCCTGTTCTACCACAAGGATGGCAAACCGTACGTGCGGATCACCGCGGCCGTAGAGCCGAGCCAACTGTCGATCGTCGGCGATAAGATCAAAACGAAAGCGGAAGAACTGGCGATGCCGGAAGGCGTAACGCTGAACGTCGGCGGCGCCTCCGCCGAGCAAGCGGAAGATTTGCAGGCGCTCGGACTGACGGCTATCATCTCGATCGGCATCGTATACCTGATCATGGTCATCACGTTCAAGACGCTGCGAGGCCCGCTGGCGATCCTGTTCTCCCTGCCGCTCGCCGCCATCGGCGCGGTTGTGGCTCTGCTCGTCTCGGGCGTATCGCCCGACTTCACGGCGATGTTCGGCGCGCTGATGCTGATCGGCATCGTCGTCACCAACGCGATCGTCCTGATCGACCGCGTCCGGCAGAACGAGCAGCATATGCCGATCCGCGAAGCGCTGGTCGAGGCGGCCACAACCCGGATGCGTCCGATTCTGATGACCGCGATCGCCACCGTATGCGCCATGCTCCCCCTGATCTTCGGCCATACCGAAAACGGCGGCAGCATCGTGTCGCAAAGCCTTGCCATCGTCGTCATCGGCGGACTGACGGCCGCCACGCTGCTGACGCTGATCATCGTCCCGTGCGTCTACGAGCTGTTCTACTTCCGCAAGTCGGCCCGCCAGCGCCGCTACGGCCTGGAGCAGTCGGCATAA
- a CDS encoding phosphatase PAP2 family protein: MDRKTNRIAIGLLLALWAAGAIVFGWTDLRISEAVFNPASDWGHFFEVYGEFPAYLLAFAAAQVLLACAGRRSGWRRIGVTALAIVVIAATATVLIWMVVSRQLGGEMTVGAAAAVLIATAAATILLQFGFSRMKRDIPDALQTVAWLTLAAVLGEMIAVNLLKTIWGRVRFRDLLPDRSDYSPWFLPRWGGGHKSFPSQHAAHGWMALLLAYWVPLRYAAWRPAVWTAAALWAALTAVSRVVMGAHYASDVLFGSGIAIAALYLSVRRLPDRSQRIASRSGTADALG, encoded by the coding sequence ATGGACAGGAAAACGAACCGGATCGCGATCGGCTTGTTGCTTGCGCTCTGGGCGGCGGGAGCGATCGTATTCGGATGGACGGATCTTCGCATATCGGAAGCGGTCTTCAATCCGGCGTCGGATTGGGGGCATTTCTTCGAGGTATACGGGGAGTTTCCGGCGTATTTGTTGGCGTTTGCCGCAGCCCAGGTGCTGCTTGCCTGCGCGGGCCGCCGTTCGGGCTGGAGGCGGATCGGGGTGACGGCTTTGGCTATCGTCGTAATTGCGGCGACCGCGACGGTGCTGATTTGGATGGTCGTCTCGCGCCAACTCGGGGGAGAGATGACGGTCGGCGCCGCCGCGGCGGTTCTGATCGCAACCGCAGCCGCAACCATACTCTTGCAGTTCGGATTCTCCCGGATGAAGCGGGATATTCCGGACGCTCTGCAAACGGTCGCCTGGCTGACGCTGGCCGCGGTGCTGGGAGAGATGATCGCGGTGAATCTTCTGAAGACGATTTGGGGCCGCGTCCGGTTCCGGGATCTGCTTCCCGACCGGTCGGATTATTCGCCGTGGTTTCTGCCCCGGTGGGGAGGCGGCCATAAGTCGTTCCCGTCGCAGCATGCGGCGCACGGCTGGATGGCGCTGCTGCTGGCGTATTGGGTGCCGCTCCGGTATGCCGCCTGGCGGCCGGCGGTATGGACGGCCGCGGCGCTGTGGGCGGCGCTCACCGCAGTCAGCCGCGTCGTGATGGGCGCGCATTACGCTTCGGACGTGCTGTTCGGCAGCGGCATCGCCATCGCGGCGCTTTATCTGTCGGTCCGCCGCCTGCCGGACCGTTCGCAGCGGATCGCGTCCCGCAGCGGGACGGCCGACGCCCTCGGCTGA
- a CDS encoding uracil-DNA glycosylase, which yields MKKILHNDWAPLLEEEFASPYYQELRRFLVEEYRTQTVYPDMYDIFNAFHYTPYSEVKAVILGQDPYHGPGQAHGLSFSVRPGTPPPPSLQNMLKELRDDLGCRLPNNGCLVPWAKQGVMLLNTVLTVRAGQPASHKGRGWERFTDRVISLLNEREKPVVFVLWGSHAQAKRQLIDTRRHPVIAAPHPSPLSAHRGFLGSRPYSRINQLLLQLGQEPIDWQLPDV from the coding sequence ATGAAGAAAATTTTGCACAACGACTGGGCGCCGCTGCTGGAGGAGGAGTTCGCTTCTCCCTACTACCAGGAGCTGCGCCGGTTTCTCGTCGAAGAGTACCGCACCCAAACCGTGTACCCCGACATGTACGATATTTTTAACGCGTTTCATTATACGCCCTATTCGGAAGTGAAAGCCGTCATTCTGGGGCAAGACCCTTATCACGGTCCGGGCCAGGCGCACGGGCTCAGCTTCTCCGTGCGTCCCGGCACGCCTCCGCCGCCGTCGCTGCAAAACATGCTGAAGGAGCTCCGCGACGATCTCGGCTGCCGTTTGCCGAACAACGGCTGCCTGGTGCCGTGGGCGAAGCAAGGCGTCATGCTGCTCAACACGGTGCTGACCGTGCGCGCCGGACAACCCGCCTCGCACAAAGGGCGCGGCTGGGAGCGGTTCACCGACCGCGTTATCTCGCTTCTGAACGAACGGGAGAAGCCGGTTGTGTTCGTCCTGTGGGGCAGCCACGCGCAAGCCAAACGGCAGCTGATCGACACCAGACGGCATCCGGTGATCGCGGCGCCGCATCCGAGTCCGTTGTCGGCGCATCGCGGCTTCCTGGGAAGCCGCCCGTATTCGAGGATCAACCAGTTGCTGCTTCAACTAGGCCAGGAGCCGATCGATTGGCAGCTTCCGGACGTATGA
- a CDS encoding lysylphosphatidylglycerol synthase transmembrane domain-containing protein — protein sequence MNNDTRTSRKSLVRKWLFTGIKYGLVVLVVYFMYRNIRMTPLELWNYLRKVTGEYYGGIAVFLVFLVLQAGLWIALLNRGKGAALPLTKGLMIYTNSMFAKYLPGGFWNFVGRVYMTRKEGVAMDRQISVLVYENFFLALVSLLYAAVLMASVGWIPGWTLLLVGLLLVGMYVFYKPVASFMEKLTNKYGAKLGGVKLDMPRQPFFLYLGGYLLNHFLQGCAFWLLLQSFGIDSVSVIEASGMFALAWLLGVVSPLPGGIGIREGALALLLATQMDLATATQMSIMTRIWNLFGEIALYVMVNSIYFVRKRLTA from the coding sequence ATGAACAACGATACCCGCACCAGCCGGAAATCCCTTGTCCGCAAATGGCTGTTTACCGGGATAAAATACGGACTGGTCGTTCTGGTCGTTTATTTCATGTACCGCAATATCCGGATGACGCCTTTGGAATTGTGGAATTATTTGCGGAAGGTCACTGGCGAATACTACGGGGGGATCGCGGTTTTTCTCGTTTTTCTCGTGCTGCAGGCCGGGTTGTGGATCGCTCTGCTGAATCGGGGAAAAGGAGCCGCCTTGCCCTTGACGAAAGGATTAATGATCTATACGAACTCCATGTTCGCCAAATATTTGCCCGGGGGGTTCTGGAATTTCGTCGGCCGGGTGTATATGACCCGCAAGGAAGGCGTCGCCATGGACCGGCAAATCTCGGTGCTGGTCTACGAGAACTTTTTCCTTGCGCTGGTGTCGCTGCTCTATGCCGCGGTGCTGATGGCGTCGGTCGGCTGGATTCCCGGGTGGACGCTGCTTCTGGTCGGCCTGCTGCTTGTCGGCATGTACGTCTTCTACAAGCCGGTCGCCTCTTTTATGGAGAAGCTCACGAACAAGTACGGGGCCAAGCTCGGAGGCGTGAAGCTGGATATGCCGAGACAGCCGTTTTTCCTCTATCTGGGGGGCTATCTGCTGAACCATTTCTTGCAGGGCTGCGCGTTCTGGCTGCTGCTGCAGAGCTTCGGGATCGACTCGGTCTCCGTCATCGAAGCTTCGGGCATGTTCGCGCTGGCCTGGCTTCTCGGGGTCGTCAGCCCGCTGCCGGGCGGAATCGGCATCCGCGAGGGAGCTTTGGCCCTGCTGCTGGCGACGCAGATGGATTTGGCGACGGCGACGCAGATGTCCATCATGACGCGGATCTGGAATTTATTTGGCGAGATCGCCTTATATGTGATGGTAAACAGCATTTACTTCGTCAGGAAGAGGTTGACGGCTTGA
- a CDS encoding glycosyltransferase family 4 protein produces the protein MSATRKNILLVTGVFPPGIGGMQNYYYNICKHSSHNTTVLAPIYTNADCEAFDAGQPFRIVRKPFLKNEKINPFDVFKMFVYTRKLIAEHRIDVTIYGYILVGIIGLILNWMYGHKYVISLHGKDVLETRRFPVVNAIIRLILRRAAGILTNSEYTKKLTMELGIPAEKIKVVYPGVDDVYEPMPKDPELVAEYGLAGKYTLITVSRLVRRKGHDMVIRSMPRILEKIPNAVYMVVGDGPERRDLEALAAKLGVSRQVIFTGRVSDAELPKYFNLGDLFIMPSRLMERKGDVEGFGIVYLEAASCRKPVIGGNSGGVVEAVLNERTGLLVDPTSIDEIVQAVVRIHSDYDFGMFLGEVGYKRSKEQFRYPVIARGYDQYVAGL, from the coding sequence ATGAGCGCCACACGCAAAAACATTCTGCTGGTCACCGGCGTATTCCCGCCGGGCATCGGCGGCATGCAGAACTACTACTACAACATCTGCAAGCATTCGAGCCACAACACGACGGTATTGGCTCCGATCTATACGAACGCGGACTGCGAGGCGTTCGACGCCGGCCAGCCGTTCCGGATTGTGCGCAAGCCTTTTCTCAAAAACGAAAAAATCAACCCGTTCGACGTGTTCAAGATGTTCGTGTACACGCGCAAGCTGATTGCGGAGCATCGCATCGACGTGACGATCTACGGCTACATCCTCGTCGGCATCATCGGCCTGATCCTGAACTGGATGTACGGCCACAAATACGTGATATCGCTGCACGGCAAGGATGTGCTGGAGACGCGGCGGTTCCCCGTGGTGAACGCGATCATCCGGCTCATCCTGCGGCGGGCGGCCGGCATCCTGACCAACAGTGAATACACCAAGAAACTGACGATGGAGCTGGGCATTCCCGCCGAAAAGATCAAAGTGGTGTATCCCGGCGTCGACGACGTGTACGAGCCGATGCCCAAGGACCCGGAGCTTGTCGCGGAGTACGGGCTTGCCGGCAAATACACGCTCATTACGGTCAGCCGGCTTGTCCGGCGCAAAGGCCATGACATGGTCATCCGCTCCATGCCGCGCATATTGGAGAAAATCCCGAATGCGGTATACATGGTCGTCGGCGACGGTCCCGAGCGGCGCGACTTGGAGGCGTTGGCCGCCAAGCTCGGCGTGTCCCGGCAGGTGATCTTCACGGGACGGGTGTCCGACGCGGAGCTTCCCAAGTACTTCAATCTGGGCGACTTGTTTATCATGCCGAGCCGGCTGATGGAGCGCAAAGGCGACGTGGAAGGCTTCGGCATCGTGTATCTGGAGGCGGCAAGCTGCCGGAAGCCGGTCATCGGCGGCAATTCCGGGGGAGTCGTCGAGGCGGTGCTGAACGAGAGAACGGGTCTGCTCGTGGATCCGACATCGATCGACGAGATCGTACAAGCCGTCGTGCGCATTCACTCCGATTACGACTTCGGCATGTTTCTGGGCGAGGTCGGTTACAAGCGTTCCAAGGAGCAGTTCCGTTACCCGGTTATCGCTCGCGGTTATGATCAATATGTCGCCGGGCTGTAG
- a CDS encoding histidinol-phosphatase HisJ family protein has product MYDYHVHTSFSADSTMPMEKAVRAAIAAGVREIAFTEHLDYIYPNCDLTFEFDYEPYSREVDRLRAAYGQSIAIRKAVEIGLHPEASERNLRFTEGGRFDFIIGSAHIIDNLDLHNGDYFQGRSPAQALETYFEQVYRLVCEYTRFHVFGHLTLIKRYLHYANTSWTEVDWTAYGDWIDAILRQLIETGRGIEVNMSGHRYGLGISLPHLPILKRYRELGGEIVTIGSDAHIAEHIAHHFAEGHELLRAAGFTALTTFEAGKPVFVPIPD; this is encoded by the coding sequence ATGTACGATTATCATGTCCATACTTCTTTTTCGGCCGACAGCACGATGCCGATGGAGAAGGCCGTGCGTGCGGCGATTGCGGCCGGCGTTCGGGAAATCGCCTTTACGGAGCATCTCGACTACATTTACCCGAACTGCGATCTGACGTTCGAATTCGACTACGAGCCTTACTCCCGGGAGGTCGACCGGCTGCGGGCCGCGTACGGCCAATCGATCGCCATCCGCAAAGCCGTGGAGATCGGCCTGCATCCCGAAGCGTCCGAACGGAACCTGCGGTTCACCGAAGGCGGCCGGTTCGACTTCATCATCGGTTCGGCCCATATCATCGACAACCTCGATCTGCATAACGGCGACTATTTTCAAGGCCGCTCGCCCGCGCAAGCGCTGGAGACGTATTTCGAACAAGTGTACCGTCTCGTGTGCGAATATACCCGCTTCCACGTATTCGGACACCTGACGCTGATCAAGCGGTATCTCCATTACGCGAACACGTCCTGGACCGAAGTCGATTGGACCGCGTACGGCGATTGGATCGACGCGATCCTCCGGCAATTGATCGAGACGGGCCGGGGCATTGAGGTGAACATGTCCGGACATCGCTACGGCTTGGGCATCTCCTTGCCCCATCTGCCGATTCTCAAGCGTTACCGCGAGCTTGGCGGCGAGATCGTCACGATCGGCTCCGACGCCCATATCGCCGAGCATATCGCCCATCATTTCGCCGAAGGGCACGAGCTGCTCCGCGCTGCCGGGTTCACCGCGCTCACGACGTTCGAAGCGGGCAAACCCGTGTTTGTCCCGATCCCGGATTAA